A portion of the Adhaeribacter radiodurans genome contains these proteins:
- a CDS encoding efflux RND transporter permease subunit → MKKIKDFFPTSWSIDNKTSIYVMTVILTIAGVLSYNSLQKENFPDIVIPTIITGVIYPGTSPSDMENLVTRPIEKEIKSLSGVKKVTSNSMQDFCMITVEFNTDVAVDVAKQKVKDAVDKAKADLPQDMPNEPDVQEVSFSEFPIMYINLSGDYSSDKLKQYAEAMQDRIEALSEINRVDIVGALEQEVQINVDMYKMQAAQVTFGDIQRAIASENMTMSGGLIAVGEMKRAVRVVGQYTDANEIGNIVVKSLPGANIPLREIATVVDGFKEKESYARLDGKPVITLNVIKRSGMNLIEASDKINAIVKEMQGSALPKDLKVTVTGDQSTRTRHSLNDLINTIIIGFILVTVILMFFMGTTNALFVGLSVPISMFVAFIVLSFFGISMNMIVLFAFLLALGIVVDDAIVVIENTHRIHHEHPWSIVKSAKAAAGEVFVPVLAGTLTTVAPFAPLLFWPGIVGEFMYYLPVTLIITLMASLLVAFIINPVFAVSFMGKKEVNPVKARKTFLYTMIGMAVFAGICYLAGFRGVGNLTIFIMLFVALNKYVFTSWINSFQTKVLPKFMNLYERTLRSVLKGSRPWMVLGSIVFLLILSVVFTVIRQPKVDFFPSGDPNFVYAYLTLPVGTDQSVTDSLTKVVEQRVNNVIGKNNPDVESVIANVAIGAGDPTQPSYTAESHKGKVTVAFVEFMERTGPNTKTYLNKIRESVKGIPGVEIIVDQEQNGPPVGKPISIEVSGEDFGQLIKVSKDVEQYINSLGIAGIEDLRTDLEDKNPQISVAIDRVRANREGISTAQIAIELRTAIFGTEASKFKRDEDEYPIQVRYAEPYRKNIDALMDMRITFRDMSMGGAIRQIPLSSVAKIDYSNTFGGIRRKNLKRVITLSSNVLEGYNANEIVGEIQQALPNFKAPEGYEVKFGGQQEDQKETSDFLGVALISSIGLIFLILVTQFNSVSKPLIILSEIVFSLIGVLLGFSIFNMNISIVMTGVGVIALAGIVVKNGILLVEFADVLREREGYELKEAVVMAGKTRLTPVILTATAAILGLIPLAIGLNLNFFTLFSDFEPHFFLGGDSVVFWGPLAWTIIFGLSFATILTLLVVPAMYLISERFKLKMGRKPKHVQPIESQPHLVEEYSTH, encoded by the coding sequence ATGAAAAAGATAAAAGATTTTTTTCCTACCAGCTGGTCCATTGACAATAAAACCAGCATTTATGTAATGACGGTGATCCTGACTATTGCGGGTGTGCTGTCTTACAATAGCCTCCAGAAAGAAAACTTTCCGGACATTGTTATCCCTACGATAATTACCGGGGTTATTTACCCGGGAACGTCGCCTTCGGATATGGAAAACCTGGTAACCCGCCCCATTGAGAAAGAAATTAAATCTTTATCGGGCGTTAAAAAAGTTACTTCTAACTCTATGCAGGATTTCTGTATGATAACGGTAGAATTTAACACCGATGTGGCAGTAGATGTGGCAAAGCAAAAGGTAAAAGATGCGGTAGATAAAGCAAAAGCTGATTTACCGCAGGATATGCCTAATGAGCCGGATGTACAGGAGGTAAGCTTTTCTGAGTTTCCGATTATGTACATTAACCTATCCGGCGATTACTCCAGCGATAAGTTAAAGCAATATGCTGAGGCTATGCAAGACCGTATTGAAGCTTTATCTGAAATTAACCGGGTAGATATTGTAGGTGCGCTGGAGCAGGAAGTACAAATAAACGTGGATATGTATAAAATGCAGGCCGCGCAAGTTACTTTCGGGGATATTCAACGCGCCATTGCTTCTGAGAATATGACTATGTCGGGGGGCTTAATTGCAGTAGGCGAAATGAAACGTGCTGTGCGAGTAGTAGGGCAATATACCGATGCGAATGAAATCGGCAACATTGTGGTAAAATCATTGCCAGGGGCCAACATCCCGCTCCGCGAAATTGCCACAGTTGTCGATGGCTTTAAAGAAAAAGAAAGCTATGCTCGCTTGGACGGTAAACCGGTTATTACCCTGAATGTGATAAAGCGGAGCGGAATGAACCTGATTGAGGCATCCGATAAAATTAATGCCATTGTTAAAGAAATGCAGGGTTCTGCGCTTCCTAAAGACTTAAAAGTAACGGTAACCGGCGATCAGTCAACCCGTACCCGGCATAGCCTGAATGACCTGATTAATACTATTATCATTGGTTTTATTCTGGTTACGGTTATTCTTATGTTCTTTATGGGTACTACTAACGCTTTGTTTGTGGGCTTATCGGTGCCAATTTCCATGTTCGTAGCCTTTATTGTGCTATCGTTCTTTGGTATTTCCATGAACATGATTGTGCTTTTTGCCTTTTTGCTGGCCTTAGGTATTGTGGTGGATGATGCCATTGTGGTAATTGAAAATACGCACCGTATTCACCACGAACATCCCTGGAGTATTGTTAAATCAGCAAAAGCAGCCGCCGGTGAAGTTTTTGTGCCGGTGCTCGCGGGTACTTTAACCACCGTTGCTCCCTTTGCTCCGCTATTATTCTGGCCGGGTATTGTGGGAGAGTTTATGTACTATTTACCGGTTACGCTTATTATAACGTTAATGGCCTCGTTGCTGGTAGCATTTATTATTAACCCGGTATTTGCGGTGTCGTTTATGGGTAAAAAAGAAGTGAACCCTGTAAAAGCGCGCAAAACGTTCCTGTATACTATGATTGGCATGGCGGTGTTTGCGGGAATTTGCTATTTGGCTGGTTTCCGGGGAGTAGGCAACCTTACCATATTTATTATGCTTTTTGTGGCTTTAAATAAATATGTGTTTACGAGTTGGATTAATTCCTTCCAAACGAAAGTACTACCTAAGTTCATGAACTTGTATGAACGTACTTTACGCAGCGTATTAAAAGGTAGCCGGCCCTGGATGGTGTTAGGTTCAATAGTTTTCCTGCTTATACTCTCGGTTGTGTTTACTGTTATCCGGCAGCCGAAAGTTGACTTTTTCCCATCAGGTGACCCGAACTTTGTTTACGCCTACTTAACGTTGCCCGTTGGTACCGATCAATCTGTCACCGACTCTTTGACTAAGGTAGTAGAGCAACGGGTAAATAACGTAATTGGTAAAAATAACCCCGATGTAGAATCGGTAATTGCAAACGTAGCTATTGGTGCCGGCGACCCTACGCAGCCGTCTTATACCGCTGAGTCGCACAAAGGTAAAGTTACCGTGGCTTTTGTGGAGTTTATGGAGCGCACCGGCCCCAATACCAAAACGTACCTGAACAAAATTCGGGAAAGCGTAAAAGGTATTCCAGGAGTAGAAATTATCGTAGACCAGGAGCAAAACGGGCCGCCGGTAGGTAAACCAATTAGTATTGAAGTATCCGGTGAAGATTTTGGTCAGTTAATTAAGGTATCTAAAGACGTAGAGCAATACATTAATTCCCTGGGAATTGCTGGAATTGAAGATTTACGTACCGATTTAGAAGATAAAAATCCGCAGATAAGCGTAGCTATCGACCGGGTACGGGCTAACCGGGAAGGTATCAGCACGGCCCAGATAGCCATTGAATTGCGAACCGCTATTTTTGGAACCGAGGCGTCTAAGTTTAAACGCGACGAAGACGAGTACCCGATTCAGGTGCGTTACGCCGAGCCTTACCGTAAAAATATCGATGCCTTAATGGATATGCGCATTACCTTCCGGGATATGTCTATGGGTGGAGCTATTCGCCAGATTCCATTGTCCTCGGTGGCTAAAATTGATTATTCTAATACGTTTGGCGGTATCCGGCGCAAAAACCTAAAGCGGGTAATTACGCTCTCCTCTAACGTGCTGGAAGGGTATAATGCCAATGAAATTGTTGGCGAGATTCAACAAGCCTTACCAAACTTTAAAGCCCCTGAAGGGTATGAAGTAAAATTTGGTGGGCAGCAGGAAGATCAAAAAGAAACAAGCGATTTCCTGGGTGTTGCCCTGATATCGTCTATTGGTTTAATCTTCTTGATTCTGGTTACCCAATTCAATTCTGTATCTAAACCGCTCATTATTTTATCTGAAATTGTATTTAGCTTAATTGGTGTACTGCTAGGTTTCTCCATATTTAACATGAATATCTCTATTGTTATGACGGGAGTAGGTGTAATAGCGCTGGCGGGTATTGTGGTGAAGAACGGTATTTTACTGGTTGAATTTGCCGATGTGCTACGTGAACGGGAAGGCTATGAGCTGAAAGAAGCAGTAGTTATGGCAGGAAAAACCCGTTTAACGCCGGTAATTTTAACGGCTACAGCTGCTATTCTGGGCTTAATTCCATTGGCTATTGGGTTAAACCTGAACTTCTTTACTCTGTTCTCTGACTTTGAACCACACTTCTTCCTGGGTGGTGATAGCGTAGTATTCTGGGGGCCGCTTGCCTGGACGATTATATTTGGCTTAAGTTTTGCTACTATATTAACCCTTTTAGTTGTACCTGCTATGTACTTGATTAGTGAACGCTTTAAGTTAAAAATGGGTCGGAAGCCGAAACACGTGCAACCAATCGAATCTCAACCGCATCTAGTAGAAGAATACAGTACACATTAA
- a CDS encoding Rieske (2Fe-2S) protein translates to MTILKRFLFFGFLLAGISACDETTDNPIIPNVLVNEQINLTNIQYNSLRRDNGYVYLKSGVKGIILLHKTGDTYLAFERNCPYRPFDECAQVSMDPSGFFMADSCCQSVFDLNGFVTGGPSPYPLKQYSTSLTGNLLYINN, encoded by the coding sequence ATGACTATTCTTAAACGCTTCTTATTTTTTGGCTTTCTGCTAGCAGGTATTTCTGCTTGCGACGAAACCACGGACAATCCTATTATCCCCAACGTACTCGTAAACGAACAAATAAATTTAACGAACATCCAGTACAATTCGCTCCGCCGGGATAACGGGTATGTTTATTTAAAAAGCGGCGTAAAAGGCATTATCTTACTACACAAAACCGGCGATACTTACCTTGCTTTTGAGCGTAACTGCCCTTATCGGCCTTTTGATGAGTGCGCCCAGGTTTCCATGGATCCCTCCGGTTTTTTCATGGCCGATTCGTGCTGCCAATCTGTATTCGACTTGAACGGCTTTGTTACGGGTGGTCCTTCGCCTTATCCGTTAAAACAATACAGTACTTCTTTAACCGGCAACTTACTTTACATCAATAATTAA
- a CDS encoding TolC family protein, with product MKKQLFSLLFAGIFSWSAQTVTAQQAPQAFSLQQSIDYALANQPNLKNAQLQNEIAKARIGQIRSQGLPQINGAVDVGNNVVLQKTLIDPNMFGGGGKQQITITPDNLNSLNNGQNVVLDPQFVESTDPLPPTTLAFGLKYSGSAAISASQLLFDGSYLIGLKAAKVYTDLSQKQAQQTEIDVIDQVTKAYYGVLVSRERLNLLDRNLERLENQLREITEINRQGLAEKIDVDRLQVAYNNLKVEKDKATRLVELGVDLLKFQMGMDLSQPLELTDKLDNALVEAQIVANSNFDYSQRIEYSILETQRDLAKLNIKNKQSGYYPKLLLNGRYGYSGSSNSFRDLARFETQVAEKFYPNWFNFAFVGVSLQVPIFDGLRKKYEIQEAKLNLKTLDNGFRNLQQSIDLQLNQSNTNLQNALQVIKSQKESLELATEVARVTNIKFKEGVGSNLEVITAETELRQAQTNYYAAIYDALIAKVDLQKSAGTLHK from the coding sequence ATGAAAAAACAATTATTCAGTCTCCTGTTCGCAGGTATTTTCAGTTGGTCCGCCCAAACTGTTACGGCGCAGCAAGCGCCTCAGGCATTCAGCCTGCAACAAAGTATCGACTATGCCTTAGCTAATCAGCCTAATTTAAAGAATGCCCAGCTACAAAATGAAATTGCCAAAGCCCGGATCGGACAGATTCGTTCACAAGGCTTGCCTCAAATTAACGGAGCCGTGGATGTGGGCAATAACGTTGTATTGCAAAAAACGCTGATCGACCCAAACATGTTTGGCGGAGGAGGAAAACAGCAAATTACCATTACTCCGGATAATTTAAATTCCTTAAATAATGGGCAGAATGTAGTACTTGATCCGCAGTTTGTAGAATCTACAGATCCATTACCACCAACTACCCTTGCTTTTGGATTGAAATATTCTGGTTCGGCAGCTATTAGTGCCAGCCAATTGCTGTTCGATGGTTCGTACCTGATTGGCCTGAAAGCCGCTAAAGTGTATACAGATTTATCGCAGAAGCAGGCGCAACAAACCGAAATTGATGTGATTGACCAGGTTACTAAGGCTTATTACGGAGTTTTAGTATCTCGGGAACGCCTGAATTTATTAGACCGGAATTTAGAACGGCTGGAAAATCAGTTACGCGAAATTACTGAAATCAACCGGCAAGGTTTAGCAGAAAAAATTGACGTAGACCGGCTGCAGGTAGCTTATAATAACCTGAAAGTAGAAAAAGATAAAGCCACTCGTTTGGTAGAACTGGGAGTAGATTTACTAAAATTCCAGATGGGTATGGATTTGAGCCAGCCGTTGGAATTAACGGATAAGTTAGATAATGCCTTAGTAGAAGCACAAATAGTAGCTAATAGTAACTTTGACTATAGCCAGCGGATTGAATATTCTATTTTAGAAACCCAGCGCGATTTAGCCAAGCTGAATATCAAAAATAAGCAATCGGGTTACTATCCTAAATTATTGTTAAACGGGCGCTATGGTTACAGTGGGTCGAGTAATAGTTTCCGGGATTTAGCGCGTTTTGAGACGCAGGTAGCCGAAAAATTCTATCCTAACTGGTTCAATTTTGCTTTTGTTGGCGTGAGTTTACAAGTGCCGATTTTTGATGGCTTGCGGAAGAAATACGAGATCCAGGAAGCCAAGTTAAACTTAAAAACACTGGACAACGGTTTCCGGAATTTGCAGCAAAGCATTGATTTACAATTAAACCAATCGAATACCAATCTGCAGAATGCCTTGCAAGTAATTAAGTCGCAGAAAGAAAGCCTGGAATTAGCCACCGAAGTAGCCCGCGTAACCAATATCAAGTTTAAAGAAGGGGTAGGCTCTAACCTGGAAGTAATTACCGCTGAAACTGAACTGCGTCAAGCCCAAACAAACTACTACGCTGCCATTTACGATGCGCTTATTGCCAAAGTAGATTTACAAAAATCAGCTGGAACCTTACACAAATAA
- a CDS encoding 3-hydroxyacyl-CoA dehydrogenase NAD-binding domain-containing protein: protein MDHDLSTIDYNIKTIGVVGAGTMGQGIAQVCAQAGCPTILYDINPAVLSQARRATEQNWQRAVEKGKLTPRQKIEAEKLIVFTSDIQQVIADLIIEAVIEKLEVKQNLLTELAAFNEPSTILTSNTSSLPITSIAAKIPHPERVVGMHFFNPAPVMPLVEIVAGLGTDPKVTDAVYAMAQQLGKSPVRVQDSPGFIVNRVARPFYTESLKMLEENVADVATIDALLRATGFKMGPFELMDLIGVDVNFAVTSALYDAFYHDPKFRPSRIQKQKVDAGYHGRKSGKGFYDYS from the coding sequence ATGGACCATGACCTATCGACCATCGACTACAACATTAAAACCATTGGAGTAGTGGGAGCCGGTACTATGGGCCAAGGTATTGCCCAGGTTTGTGCCCAGGCAGGTTGCCCTACCATCTTATATGATATTAATCCGGCGGTACTGAGCCAAGCCCGCCGGGCAACCGAACAAAACTGGCAACGAGCAGTTGAAAAAGGTAAATTAACTCCGAGGCAAAAAATCGAAGCCGAAAAGCTGATTGTTTTTACTTCCGACATCCAACAGGTTATCGCTGATTTAATTATAGAAGCGGTAATTGAAAAATTGGAGGTTAAGCAAAACTTATTAACTGAACTAGCAGCCTTCAATGAACCCAGTACCATTCTGACCTCTAACACCTCTTCCTTGCCTATCACCAGTATTGCTGCCAAAATCCCGCATCCCGAAAGAGTAGTTGGCATGCACTTTTTCAATCCTGCTCCCGTAATGCCTTTAGTCGAGATAGTAGCCGGCCTAGGCACCGACCCAAAAGTTACCGATGCCGTTTATGCCATGGCGCAACAATTAGGAAAATCGCCGGTGCGGGTACAAGATTCACCTGGGTTTATCGTTAATCGGGTAGCGCGGCCATTTTACACGGAGAGTTTAAAAATGCTGGAAGAAAACGTTGCCGATGTAGCTACCATCGACGCCTTGCTGCGAGCTACCGGTTTTAAGATGGGCCCTTTTGAGTTAATGGACTTAATTGGTGTAGACGTTAATTTTGCGGTAACCAGTGCCTTATACGACGCTTTTTACCACGATCCTAAGTTTCGGCCAAGCCGTATACAAAAACAAAAAGTAGATGCCGGCTACCACGGACGCAAATCCGGCAAAGGTTTTTATGACTATTCTTAA
- a CDS encoding TetR/AcrR family transcriptional regulator: MPEAIEMEIKDKILQAAFRLFMRNGIKSVSMDDIALHLGVSKKTLYKWFENKDQLVMAMLQDHLDKMVEDCGSFTIQAKNAIEELFQMMQMIRQQLAGMHPSVFYDLQKYHQPAWQVWITHKNKFILQQIARNLKDGIEQGLYRSDFDLDIIARLRLAQIEDVFNPEIFPPDKFDLQKVQLATLEHFMLGIASLKGYKLINTYKQVVEQD; the protein is encoded by the coding sequence GTGCCGGAAGCAATTGAAATGGAGATCAAAGATAAAATTTTACAAGCAGCTTTTAGGCTGTTTATGCGCAACGGTATAAAAAGTGTTTCGATGGACGATATTGCTTTACATCTGGGAGTTTCAAAAAAAACGCTTTATAAGTGGTTCGAAAACAAAGACCAGCTGGTTATGGCCATGTTGCAAGACCACTTAGATAAGATGGTAGAAGACTGTGGTAGTTTTACTATTCAAGCTAAAAATGCCATTGAAGAGCTGTTTCAGATGATGCAGATGATCCGGCAACAACTGGCAGGTATGCATCCGTCGGTATTTTACGATCTGCAGAAATACCACCAACCCGCCTGGCAAGTCTGGATCACGCATAAAAATAAATTTATTCTGCAGCAAATTGCCCGGAACCTGAAAGACGGGATAGAACAAGGTTTATACCGCAGCGATTTTGACTTAGATATAATTGCCCGGTTACGACTGGCCCAGATTGAAGATGTATTTAATCCCGAAATATTTCCTCCGGATAAGTTTGATTTACAAAAAGTGCAGTTAGCCACGCTTGAACATTTTATGCTGGGTATTGCCAGTTTAAAAGGGTACAAGCTTATTAATACATATAAACAAGTTGTTGAACAAGATTAA
- the pheS gene encoding phenylalanine--tRNA ligase subunit alpha gives MKFEELAQVAQEVATFELANKEQLEQFRNLYTGRKGRIADLFDGIKNVAPEQRKAYGQELNALKEQAVAKFKAKQEELEAASAATTEIEFDFTLPVIPQTLGTRHPLTLVREEIIRIFERIGFNLSEGPEIEDDWHNFSALNFPENHPARDMQDTFFVGEDAAMLLRTHTSSVQVRVMENKKPPIRTLSPGRVYRNEAISARAHCIFHQVEGLFIDKKVSFADLKQTLYYFVQEMFGADTKIRFRPSFFPFTEPSAEIDISCLICKGAGCNICKQSGWVEIGGSGMVDSEVLKNCNIDPVRYSGFAFGMGIERIAMLKYQIKDLRLFTENDVRFLRQFESI, from the coding sequence ATGAAGTTTGAAGAATTAGCCCAGGTAGCCCAAGAAGTGGCGACCTTTGAATTAGCCAATAAAGAGCAGTTGGAACAATTCCGGAATTTATATACGGGTCGGAAAGGCCGGATTGCCGATTTGTTTGATGGTATTAAAAACGTTGCCCCGGAGCAACGGAAAGCGTACGGACAGGAACTAAATGCTTTAAAAGAACAAGCCGTAGCCAAATTTAAAGCTAAACAAGAAGAACTGGAAGCTGCCAGCGCTGCTACTACTGAAATTGAATTTGATTTTACCTTACCAGTTATACCGCAAACCCTGGGCACCCGGCACCCCTTAACTTTAGTGCGGGAAGAAATCATCCGCATTTTTGAACGGATTGGCTTTAATCTATCCGAAGGCCCGGAAATTGAAGATGACTGGCACAATTTCTCGGCACTGAACTTTCCGGAAAACCACCCCGCCCGCGACATGCAGGATACTTTTTTTGTTGGCGAAGATGCCGCCATGCTGTTACGTACCCATACTTCCAGTGTGCAGGTGCGAGTGATGGAAAACAAAAAACCACCCATCCGGACCCTTTCACCGGGCCGGGTGTACCGCAATGAAGCTATTTCGGCCCGGGCTCATTGTATTTTTCACCAGGTAGAAGGTTTATTTATCGATAAAAAAGTAAGCTTCGCCGATTTAAAACAAACCTTGTATTATTTCGTGCAGGAAATGTTCGGGGCAGATACTAAAATTCGTTTCCGGCCATCCTTTTTTCCGTTTACCGAGCCAAGCGCTGAAATTGATATTTCGTGCCTGATTTGTAAAGGAGCGGGTTGTAATATTTGCAAACAAAGCGGTTGGGTAGAAATTGGCGGTTCCGGCATGGTAGACTCAGAGGTACTAAAAAACTGTAACATCGATCCGGTTCGCTATTCAGGCTTTGCATTCGGGATGGGTATCGAGCGTATTGCCATGCTGAAGTACCAAATTAAAGATTTGCGTTTATTTACCGAAAACGACGTACGGTTTTTACGGCAATTCGAATCTATTTAA
- a CDS encoding helix-turn-helix domain-containing protein: MEITFEQLPQAVGQLLVKVDQIEKLLQQNNFSTHSEPEQPLTIQQAAKFLNLAVPTVYTLVSQQVLPHSKKGKRLYFSKPELTEWVQSGRKKTILEIEAEATTFKFSKNKRG, encoded by the coding sequence ATGGAAATCACTTTCGAACAATTACCCCAAGCGGTTGGGCAACTCCTAGTAAAGGTTGACCAAATTGAAAAGCTGCTACAGCAAAACAACTTTTCTACACATTCTGAACCAGAGCAACCGCTTACTATTCAGCAAGCGGCCAAATTTCTTAATTTGGCTGTACCCACCGTTTACACTTTAGTAAGCCAGCAAGTGCTGCCTCATTCAAAGAAAGGGAAACGTCTTTATTTCTCCAAGCCGGAGTTAACTGAGTGGGTTCAATCCGGAAGGAAGAAGACTATTTTAGAGATAGAAGCTGAAGCTACGACTTTCAAGTTTTCTAAAAATAAAAGAGGATAA
- a CDS encoding efflux RND transporter periplasmic adaptor subunit: protein MKKQLSIALIAALVGFTACSKGGGTPEEQLAALKKQQAETQSKITELEGKVKSTGKTDAPAAAAVQVVVQPVQPKTFDHFLEVQGRVDFDKNVVVSPKVPGVLTSVRVDVGDRVTKGQVLATIDASILETSEQELLTGLELAKTVFEKQQRLWDQKIGTEIQYLTAKNNKESLERRLATLRQQKDQYTIKAPISGVIDEFNPKVGEAVTPGSPMPVARIVNTSSMKVLAEISEANAGKINKGDEAIVALPDLNKEFPATVTVVSQAINASSRSFPVELTIKGGSKSELRPNMIALIKVKDYEKPKALVVPVNVVQRDDTGDFVYVATKEGSQNVVRKKKVQTGLSYAGKAEVTGGLAVNDQVITTGYQNLYEGQTVTF from the coding sequence ATGAAAAAACAACTATCTATAGCTCTTATAGCTGCCTTAGTAGGTTTTACGGCCTGCTCGAAAGGTGGTGGCACTCCCGAGGAACAATTGGCTGCTTTAAAGAAACAGCAAGCCGAAACCCAAAGCAAAATTACAGAACTGGAAGGTAAAGTAAAAAGTACCGGTAAAACCGATGCTCCAGCCGCAGCGGCCGTGCAGGTAGTAGTACAGCCGGTGCAACCCAAAACGTTTGACCATTTTCTGGAAGTACAAGGTCGGGTAGATTTTGATAAGAACGTAGTTGTAAGCCCTAAAGTACCTGGGGTGCTTACCAGTGTGCGGGTAGACGTAGGTGACCGCGTAACCAAAGGTCAAGTTCTGGCTACTATTGATGCTTCAATTCTGGAAACCAGCGAGCAGGAACTTCTTACTGGTTTAGAGCTAGCCAAAACCGTTTTTGAGAAACAGCAACGTCTTTGGGATCAAAAAATTGGTACTGAAATTCAATACTTAACCGCTAAGAATAACAAAGAATCGCTGGAGCGGCGTCTGGCTACTTTACGTCAGCAAAAAGACCAGTATACTATTAAAGCTCCTATTAGCGGCGTAATTGATGAATTTAATCCAAAGGTTGGTGAAGCTGTAACTCCGGGTTCTCCAATGCCGGTGGCCCGAATAGTAAATACCTCCAGTATGAAGGTGCTAGCCGAAATTTCAGAAGCCAATGCGGGTAAAATAAACAAAGGCGACGAAGCTATAGTAGCTCTGCCAGACCTCAATAAAGAGTTTCCAGCTACAGTTACTGTGGTTAGTCAGGCAATAAACGCATCTTCTCGATCCTTTCCTGTGGAGTTGACTATAAAAGGTGGTTCTAAATCAGAGCTACGGCCTAATATGATAGCCTTGATAAAAGTAAAAGATTACGAAAAGCCGAAGGCCTTGGTAGTACCCGTAAACGTGGTGCAGCGAGATGATACCGGTGATTTTGTGTACGTAGCCACGAAAGAAGGTAGCCAAAATGTAGTTCGCAAAAAGAAAGTACAGACTGGTTTAAGTTATGCCGGTAAAGCAGAAGTAACCGGAGGCCTGGCCGTAAATGATCAGGTTATTACTACGGGCTATCAGAATCTGTACGAAGGTCAAACAGTTACTTTTTAA